The genome window ACCCGTCGTTCGTGCGCTGGGGCGACTTCCACGTCGACGGCGGGTACAACCACGGTCTCGAGCTGTTGTCCCGCCCCGACCGCCCGACCGCGATCTTCGCCGGCTCGGACTACCAGAGCCTCGGCGTCATGCGCGCCGTGCGCGAGCTCGGACTGTCGATCCCCGAGGACGTCTCCGTCGTCGGGTACGACGACATCCCGCTCGCCCAGTGGCTCGGCCCGTCGCTCACGACCGTGCGCCAGCCGCTGCGCGAGATGGCCGGCACCGCGACCGAGATGGTGCTCAGCCTGGCGGCGGGGCAGCAGCCCGCGAACCTGCGGATCGACCTCGCGACCGAGCTCGTGGTGCGCGAGTCGACGGCGCCGGCACCGGCGGGGACCGTCTAGATCTCCCCACGCCGGGCGTCGTCACGAGCCCGGTCGCCGCGGGCGTCGGCACGTGGCGGCGCGGCGGTCAGGCCGGTGCCACCACGACGGCGGGACGTCCCGGCTGCAGCACGACCTGGCGGCGCTCGGCGGAGCCGTGCGCGCGCACGTCGACGACGGCGGGTCGGTCCGCCTCGAGGACCGCGCGCTCGACGCGCCCGTCGCGCCATGTCAGCTCCGTCAGGCGCAGGGCGCCGCGCAGCCGCAGACCCCGGACCCGCCCGGCGGGCCACGCGGCGGGCAGCGCCGGCAGCAGGTGGACCTCGCGCACCCCGTCGGGGCCGCGCCGGTGGGCCTGCACGAGCGCCTCGGCGACACCCGCCGTGAACCCCAGGTTGCCGTCGATCTGGAACGGCGGGTGCGCGCACAGCAGCGAGCGGTAGACGCCCCCGCGGGCGGACCCGTCACCGCCGGACGGGTCCGCGTCGACGGGGTGCAGGAAGGCCGTGACCAGCGCCGCGACCCCGTCGGGGTCCCGCAGGCGCGCACGCAGCGCGAGCCGCCACGCGAGCGACCAGCCCGTCGAGTCCGGTCCGCGCGCGTCCAGGGTCCGCAGGGCGGCGGCGGCGAGCGCCGGCGCGGAGTCCGGGTCGATCGACGTCCCGGGGAACACCCGGTACAGGTGCGACTGGTGACGGTGCTCGGGCTCGGCGTCGGGCACGTCGGTGCGCCACTCCGCGAGGCGGCCGTCGGGGGCGACGCGCTCGGTCGGCAGCCGCTCGAGCGCGCCGTCGACGGCCGCGCGCAGGCTCTCGTCGTGGTCGCCGGCCACGTGGGCGAGCCGGCGGACCTGCTCCAGCAGGTCACGGACGATCGCGAGGTCGGACGTCGTCGACACCGACACCGCCGCGGCACGGCCGTCGGGCAGCAGGTAGTGGTTCTCCGGGCTCGTGGCGGGCGACGTGCCCAGGGTGCCGTCGGGCAGCTCGACGAGCAGGTCGAGCACCGCGAGCGCGGCGCCCCGCACGACGGGCCAGTGCCGCCGCAGCGCGTCGTCGTCGCCCGTCCAGTCGTGGTGGTCGACGACGTGCCGGGCCAGCCACGCGCCGCCGAGCGGCCAGCTCGACCAGCTCGCGGAGTCGTGGCCGCGGCCCGTCGGGCCCGTGAAGCACCACGGGTCGCTGTTGTGGTGGGCGACCCAGCCGCGCACGCCGTAGAGCGTCCGCGCGGTGGCCGCCCCCGCTACGGCGAGCCGGTCGAGCCAGGCCAGCAGCGGCTCGTGGCACTCGGCGAGGTCACCGACGAGGGTCGGCCAGTAGTTCATCTCGGTGTTGATGTTGATCGTGTAGTTCGAGCTCCACGGCGGTCGCACGCTCGCGTTCCAGATGCCCTGCAGGTTGAGCGGCAGGGTGCCCGGGCGCGACCCCGCCACCGTCAGGTAGCGCCCGTGCTGGAAGGCGAGCACCGCGAGGTGCGGGTCCGGCTCGCCGTGCGCGTGCCGGACCAGGCGCGCGTCGAGCGGCAGGTCCGGGACCGCGGCGTCCAGGTCGAGGGACACGCGGCCCATCAGTGCGGCGTGGTCGGCGACGTGGCGCGCGGCGATGCCGTCGACGTCCGCGAGCGCGTGCCGCAGCCCGGCGAGCGCGTCCGCGGCGACGCGGGCCCGGTCGCCGTGCAGCGTGCCCGTCGCGA of Cellulomonas dongxiuzhuiae contains these proteins:
- a CDS encoding glycosyl hydrolase family 95 catalytic domain-containing protein; amino-acid sequence: MHRTILPPWLGVVVADDVERVGADRGDEAVEVPLLLRLDEPARTWTDAFPVGNGRIGAMVHGGTGDELLQVNDDTCWSGAPHDGPVEPVGPLGRDGAPGVVRRARRLLADGDPLGAQAELARLQSGWVQAYQPLVDVVLAHGAAAGDAGYRRTLDLARGVVTTTWTSATGVPWRQDVLVSHPDRALLLERSTAGAASDAGEAWVRLASRHPWADAPAPVDAPDGDPRAAVVVATLDMPSHVLPDWVPGPDPVRYGGRSVHAAVALAVLAGDAASVEVVDGAVRVRGTGRLRVVLTTATDHDVATGTLHGDRARVAADALAGLRHALADVDGIAARHVADHAALMGRVSLDLDAAVPDLPLDARLVRHAHGEPDPHLAVLAFQHGRYLTVAGSRPGTLPLNLQGIWNASVRPPWSSNYTININTEMNYWPTLVGDLAECHEPLLAWLDRLAVAGAATARTLYGVRGWVAHHNSDPWCFTGPTGRGHDSASWSSWPLGGAWLARHVVDHHDWTGDDDALRRHWPVVRGAALAVLDLLVELPDGTLGTSPATSPENHYLLPDGRAAAVSVSTTSDLAIVRDLLEQVRRLAHVAGDHDESLRAAVDGALERLPTERVAPDGRLAEWRTDVPDAEPEHRHQSHLYRVFPGTSIDPDSAPALAAAALRTLDARGPDSTGWSLAWRLALRARLRDPDGVAALVTAFLHPVDADPSGGDGSARGGVYRSLLCAHPPFQIDGNLGFTAGVAEALVQAHRRGPDGVREVHLLPALPAAWPAGRVRGLRLRGALRLTELTWRDGRVERAVLEADRPAVVDVRAHGSAERRQVVLQPGRPAVVVAPA